A stretch of Arachis hypogaea cultivar Tifrunner chromosome 15, arahy.Tifrunner.gnm2.J5K5, whole genome shotgun sequence DNA encodes these proteins:
- the LOC112748648 gene encoding triacylglycerol lipase OBL1 has product MASNCNKSFANSYLLLMPEEASLLDLVRILFSQNIGHRKCLESHSGEKTVERSFKRRFLIVASILLQKLLMAVSKPLAFLGSFIEMFINTLNLNGGLFSTLLHLLTGKLVVPDRKSSKFLSFIGNLDYRMRLGTMKREDCRYYVYLAMMASKASYENEAFLEDIVTNKWEMEYVGFYNCWNDYQGKSTTQVLIFLEKHEDGDTYVVSFRGTEPFDADAWSTDVDLSWYGIRGVGKMHAGFMKALGLQKNVGWPKEINQNNGDEEESVDDHPPFAYYLIRDILRKVLSENEKTKYIVTGHSLGGALAILFPTILFMHDEKLLIERLEGIYTFGQPRVGDEAYANYMKAKFKENSIRYCRFVYCNDIVPRLPWDDNNLMFFKHFGVCLYFNRGYELQIVEEEPNKNYFSPWYIIPMIFNAILEIIRSFTIAYKHGPRYREGWLCFFFRLIGILIPGVPAHCPQDYINSTLLGSIEKHFKAD; this is encoded by the exons ATGGCGTCGAATTGCAACAAGAGCTTCGCGAATAGTTACTTGCTGCTGATGCCAGAAGAGGCGAGTTTGTTGGACTTGGTTCGGATCCTGTTTTCCCAGAACATAGGTCACCGGAAGTGTTTGGAGAGCCACTCGGGGGAGAAGACAGTGGAAAGAAGCTTCAAGCGTCGATTTCTGATAGTTGCGTCCATCCTGCTTCAGAAGTTGTTGATGGCGGTATCCAAGCCACTTGCATTCTTAGGCTCTTTTATTGAGATGTTCATCAACACCCTTAACCTCAACGGTGGCCTCTTCTCCACTCTACTTCACCTTCTTACTG GTAAGTTGGTCGTCCCGGATCGGAAATCATCCAAGTTTTTGTCTTTTATTGGAAATTTGGATTATCGCATGAGATTGGGTACTATGAAGCGTGAAGATTGCAGGTATTATGTTTACTTAGCCATGATGGCTTCAAAAGCATCTTACGAGAATGAAGCTTTCCTTGAAGATATTGTCACAAATAAATGggag ATGGAATATGTGGGATTTTATAACTGCTGGAATG ATTATCAAGGAAAGAGTACAACCCAAGTGTTGATATTTTTGGAGAAACACGAAGATGGTGACACGTATGTGGTGTCATTTAGAGGAACAGAACCATTTGATGCAGACGCATGGAGCACAGACGTTGACCTATCATGGTATGGGATTCGTGGTGTTGGAAAAATGCATGCTGGCTTTATGAAAGCCTTAGGGTTGCAAAAGAATGTTGGATGGCCAAAGGAGATTAACCAAAACAATGGAGACGAAGAAGAAAGTGTTGATGATCATCCCCCCTTTGCATACTATCTTATTAGGGACATATTAAGAAAAGTTTTGAGTGAAAATGAGAAAACCAAGTATATTGTGACGGGACATAGTTTGGGTGGAGCACTTGCAATACTTTTTCCTACCATATTGTTTATGCATGATGAGAAGTTGTTAATAGAGAGGTTGGAAGGGATCTACACTTTTGGGCAACCGAGAGTTGGAGATGAAGCTTATGCAAATTACATGAAAGCAaaattcaaagagaattcaattaGGTATTGCAGGTTTGTGTATTGCAATGACATAGTTCCAAGGTTGCCCTGGGATGATAACAATCTCATGTTCTTCAAGCACTTTGGGGTATGCCTTTACTTCAATAGGGGTTATGAACTTCAG attgttgaagaagaaccaaataaAAACtacttctcgccatggtacataATAcccatgatatttaatgccattTTGGAAATAATAAGGAGCTTTACAATTGCATACAAACATGGGCCTCGCTATAGAGAAGGatggttgtgcttcttcttcaggTTGATTGGCATCTTGATTCCTGGAGTACCTGCTCACTGTCCTCAGGATTATATTAATTCCACTCTTCTTGGATCAATTGAAAAACACTTCAAAGCAGATTGA
- the LOC112748650 gene encoding uncharacterized protein isoform X2: protein MCKALSLFHCPTFKSLMEQRKLVVLGIPWDVDTEGLREYMSKYGELEDCIVMKERSTGRSRGFGYVTFASVDDAKDVLSGEHVLGNRMLEVKVATPKEEMRAPAKKVTRIFVARIPQSVTEASFRSHFEKYGDITDLYMPKDQGSKMHRGIGFITFASADSVESLMAETHELGGSTVVVDRATPKDDDFKPAGRMPQGGYGAYNAYISAATRYAALGAPTLYDHPGPVYGRGEPSRGIGKKIFVGRLPPEATSEDLRQYFGRFGRILDVYVPRDPKRSGHRGFGFVTFAEDGVADRVSRRPHEICGQQVALDSATPVDDASPSENFMMNGVGSFGGYGGPMRTYGRMYGSLDFDDWGYGIPSGRPSRADWRYRPY, encoded by the exons ATGTGCAAG GCACTTTCCCTCTTTCACTGCCCTACCTTCAAGTCTCTGATGGAGCAGCGAAAGCTTGTG GTTTTGGGTATTCCATGGGACGTGGACACTGAGGGCTTGAGGGAATACATGAGCAAGTACGGTGAATTGGAAGATTGTATTGTCATGAAG GAGCGATCAACTGGACGATCTCGTGGATTTGGATATGTTACATTTGCTTCAGTGGATGATGCTAAG GATGTTCTATCAGGTGAACATGTTCTTGGCAACAGGATGCTGGAAGtcaaagtggccacaccaaag GAGGAGATGAGAGCACCAGCCAAAAAAGTAACCAGAATATTTGTAGCCAGGATTCCACAATCAGTAACAGAAGCATCTTTTAGAAG TCATTTTGAGAAATATGGTGATATAACAGATCTGTACATGCCAAAG GATCAAGGATCAAAAATGCATCGTGGAATTGGTTTTATCACCTTTGCAAGTGCAG ATTCTGTCGAGAGTTTGATGGCAGAAACCCATGAACTGGGAGGTTCTACCGTGGTGGTTGATCGAGCTACACCCAAG GATGATGACTTCAAGCCAGCAGGCAGAATGCCACAGGGAGGGTATGGTGCATATAATGCTTATATTTCTGCAGCAACTAGATATGCAGCACTTGGTGCTCCTACTTTGTATGATCATCCAGGCCCAGTCTACGGAA GGGGAGAGCCATCTCGTGGAATTGGTAAAAAGATTTTTGTTGGCCGACTTCCCCCAGAGGCAACTTCTGAGGATCTTCGTCAATATTTTGGAAGATTTGGCCGTATATTAGATGTTTACGTTCCCAGG GATCCTAAGAGATCAGGTCATAGAGGTTTTGGATTTGTTACTTTTGCTGAAGATGGTGTAGCAGATCGTGTCTCACGAAGGCCTCATGAAATTTGTGGACAACAG GTAGCATTAGATTCAGCCACACCTGTTGATGATGCAAGTCCGAGTGAGAATTTTATGATGAATGGCGTGGGTTCTTTTGGGGGTTATGGAGGTCCTATGCGAACTTATGGGAGGATGTATGGTAGCCTGGACTTCGATGAT tGGGGTTATGGAATTCCCAGTGGGAGGCCATCAAGAGCAGATTGGAGGTATAGACCATACTAG
- the LOC112748650 gene encoding heterogeneous nuclear ribonucleoprotein 1 isoform X1 has translation MEQRKLVVLGIPWDVDTEGLREYMSKYGELEDCIVMKERSTGRSRGFGYVTFASVDDAKDVLSGEHVLGNRMLEVKVATPKEEMRAPAKKVTRIFVARIPQSVTEASFRSHFEKYGDITDLYMPKDQGSKMHRGIGFITFASADSVESLMAETHELGGSTVVVDRATPKDDDFKPAGRMPQGGYGAYNAYISAATRYAALGAPTLYDHPGPVYGRGEPSRGIGKKIFVGRLPPEATSEDLRQYFGRFGRILDVYVPRDPKRSGHRGFGFVTFAEDGVADRVSRRPHEICGQQVALDSATPVDDASPSENFMMNGVGSFGGYGGPMRTYGRMYGSLDFDDWGYGIPSGRPSRADWRYRPY, from the exons ATGGAGCAGCGAAAGCTTGTG GTTTTGGGTATTCCATGGGACGTGGACACTGAGGGCTTGAGGGAATACATGAGCAAGTACGGTGAATTGGAAGATTGTATTGTCATGAAG GAGCGATCAACTGGACGATCTCGTGGATTTGGATATGTTACATTTGCTTCAGTGGATGATGCTAAG GATGTTCTATCAGGTGAACATGTTCTTGGCAACAGGATGCTGGAAGtcaaagtggccacaccaaag GAGGAGATGAGAGCACCAGCCAAAAAAGTAACCAGAATATTTGTAGCCAGGATTCCACAATCAGTAACAGAAGCATCTTTTAGAAG TCATTTTGAGAAATATGGTGATATAACAGATCTGTACATGCCAAAG GATCAAGGATCAAAAATGCATCGTGGAATTGGTTTTATCACCTTTGCAAGTGCAG ATTCTGTCGAGAGTTTGATGGCAGAAACCCATGAACTGGGAGGTTCTACCGTGGTGGTTGATCGAGCTACACCCAAG GATGATGACTTCAAGCCAGCAGGCAGAATGCCACAGGGAGGGTATGGTGCATATAATGCTTATATTTCTGCAGCAACTAGATATGCAGCACTTGGTGCTCCTACTTTGTATGATCATCCAGGCCCAGTCTACGGAA GGGGAGAGCCATCTCGTGGAATTGGTAAAAAGATTTTTGTTGGCCGACTTCCCCCAGAGGCAACTTCTGAGGATCTTCGTCAATATTTTGGAAGATTTGGCCGTATATTAGATGTTTACGTTCCCAGG GATCCTAAGAGATCAGGTCATAGAGGTTTTGGATTTGTTACTTTTGCTGAAGATGGTGTAGCAGATCGTGTCTCACGAAGGCCTCATGAAATTTGTGGACAACAG GTAGCATTAGATTCAGCCACACCTGTTGATGATGCAAGTCCGAGTGAGAATTTTATGATGAATGGCGTGGGTTCTTTTGGGGGTTATGGAGGTCCTATGCGAACTTATGGGAGGATGTATGGTAGCCTGGACTTCGATGAT tGGGGTTATGGAATTCCCAGTGGGAGGCCATCAAGAGCAGATTGGAGGTATAGACCATACTAG
- the LOC112748651 gene encoding uncharacterized protein, whose product MKSSNNSSSSSMKLGSFLSPDMQNHSERSSGSQKGWNSERVVLNQTSRIRRHSGLTSFNSGRRTMPSKWDDAERWICSPVSGYGSSSSNNNNNNRNSYSQSQLQRRPKSKSGPIMPPGTSSSSYYSNYSPTIPLRQGLLVRNLMVGSPFTTGVLAPDALSLHHFDAHDNDFGPRFDIGNVMQQYSTGSVLNDNNGVLAPMWNQLLCDPSSPNSQDENPKNEETPIMSPFSRRDQGTQMSPPESEDDANSSPISAMDQKHGHSGKLEVRDVEVDSEATVIRWPKGHATKLNSFQESNTEIQTSCSDIPESTMDITKIQKQEAKIVAWESQQKAKAEAAIRKLEMKLEKKRSSSMDKILNKLRRAQMKAEKMRSSMAMPQKQEQGQQGQQNSKPLKVFSLPKYVQLWSPSRCFSTYDD is encoded by the exons ATGAAGAGTAGTAATAATAGCTCTAGTTCCTCCATGAAACTGGGCTCATTTCTAAGCCCAGATATGCAAAATCATAGTGAAAGAAGCAGTGGGAGCCAAAAGGGATGGAATTCAGAGAGAGTAGTGTTGAATCAAACGAGCAGAATCAGAAGGCATTCTGGTTTGACATCATTCAACagtggaagaagaacaatgcCTTCTAAATGGGATGATGCTGAGAGATGGATTTGTAGCCCAGTTTCAGGATatggcagcagcagcagcaacaacaacaacaacaacagaaacTCATATTCACAATCACAACTTCAAAGGCGTCCAAAATCAAAGAGTGGTCCAATTATGCCTCCaggaacatcatcatcatcctacTACTCGAACTATTCACCTACAATTCCACTGCGCCAAGGCTTGCTTGTGAGGAACTTGATGGTTGGTTCACCTTTCACAACAGGAGTCTTGGCACCAGATGCTCTctctcttcatcattttgatgcgCATGACAATGATTTTGGTCCCCGTTTCGACATCGGCAATGTTATGCAACAATATTCTACTGGTTCTGTGCTCAATGACAATAATGGTGTTCTGGCTCCGATGTGGAATCAATTGTTATGTGACCCATCTTCGCCTAATTCTCAAG ATGAGAACCCTAAGAATGAGGAGACCCCCATAATGTCACCTTTCTCAAGACGTGATCAGGGTACCCAGATGAGCCCTCCGGAGAGCGAGGATGATGCGAATTCATCACCGATATCAGCCATGGATCAGAAACATGGACATTCTGGTAAGTTAGAGGTTAGAGATGTTGAGGTTGATAGTGAGGCCACTGTTATTAGGTGGCCTAAAGGTCATGCAACAAAGCTCAACTCCTTTCAAGAAAGTAATACTGAAATTCAAACTTCATGTTCGGATATTCCAGAGTCCACCATGGACATAACCAA GATTCAGAAACAGGAAGCCAAAATCGTTGCATGGGAAAGCCAGCAGAAGGCAAAGGCTGAAGCAGCAATACGCAAACTCGAG ATGAAACTGGAAAAGAAGAGATCATCATCAATGGATAAGATTCTAAACAAGCTGAGAAGGGCGCAGATGAAAGCTGAAAAGATGAGAAGCTCAATGGCAATGCCTCAAAAACAAGAACAAGGACAACAGGGGCAGCAGAATTCCAAGCCTCTCAAGGTTTTTTCATTACCAAAATATGTTCAGTTATGGTCTCCAAGCAGATGCTTTAGCACTTATGATGATTGA